A section of the Pediococcus inopinatus genome encodes:
- a CDS encoding quinone oxidoreductase family protein, translated as MKALTIKNFKTAPTLDLNAPNPIPDSQFDTLINVLAAPIENFDKANASGRHYSSSYWHPAFPSIPGASGIGRRIDNGKLVAFPARTLKPQFGSFAEQTVANSNLLLEIPEDTDIYASTAAASSLLTSVAPLQFSLEMKPGNTVLINGATGFAGQLAIQAAKSLGAAEIIGTGRNPERLAMLKDLGATQTISLANDDKTISKNLNNMHIQGDLIILDYLWGHPIELILKAIVPKSLDMKRATSLVSIGAIAEQEISLPSAALRTSGLQIIGMQTPKVMQNQRAVYQAVWQLLGTGKIKADVKTISLEEAAANIDWQIPVPSGVRTVIKIK; from the coding sequence ATGAAAGCTTTAACAATTAAAAATTTCAAAACTGCACCAACACTCGATTTAAACGCACCTAATCCCATCCCTGACAGCCAATTTGATACGTTAATTAATGTATTAGCTGCCCCAATTGAAAATTTCGATAAGGCTAATGCCTCTGGTCGCCATTATTCGAGCAGTTACTGGCATCCCGCGTTTCCAAGCATTCCTGGCGCAAGTGGCATCGGCCGACGAATAGATAATGGCAAACTGGTGGCTTTTCCAGCTCGGACTTTAAAACCTCAATTTGGTTCTTTTGCGGAACAGACAGTTGCCAACTCTAACTTACTCTTAGAAATTCCTGAAGATACTGATATTTATGCAAGTACGGCTGCTGCGTCATCGCTTCTAACAAGTGTCGCTCCTCTCCAATTTAGTTTGGAAATGAAACCAGGTAATACTGTTTTAATCAATGGAGCAACCGGTTTTGCGGGCCAACTGGCTATTCAGGCAGCAAAATCTCTTGGCGCCGCAGAAATCATTGGCACTGGACGCAATCCTGAACGTTTAGCCATGTTAAAAGACCTCGGTGCTACTCAAACAATTTCATTGGCCAACGATGATAAAACCATTTCAAAGAACTTGAATAATATGCACATTCAAGGTGACTTGATTATTCTAGATTATTTATGGGGCCATCCAATCGAACTCATTTTGAAGGCCATTGTCCCTAAGAGTTTAGATATGAAACGGGCAACTTCACTGGTTTCAATCGGCGCCATTGCTGAGCAAGAAATTAGTTTGCCTTCAGCAGCATTGCGGACATCGGGCTTGCAAATTATCGGTATGCAGACCCCAAAAGTTATGCAAAACCAGCGAGCGGTTTATCAAGCAGTGTGGCAATTGCTGGGTACTGGAAAAATCAAGGCCGATGTCAAAACTATCTCGTTGGAGGAGGCTGCCGCCAATATTGATTGGCAAATCCCGGTCCCAAGTGGTGTGAGAACGGTTATAAAGATAAAGTGA
- a CDS encoding ABC transporter permease, translating to MNKFWVVCKQVIHKNIKSPTYIALLLMPVILLAFLAGLAVIKTHTSETPKIAIIANNAEFRTALVNSKSNGDYTVSRSLTTAKSAEHALAHEKLDGYLTVTIQNKTISAVYKSRINGNTLDTTNLKNALNTLKMQQTAAQLGLSTKQLAQLFAPATFTTKSVSYTNGKAQAQKNNQQDINTVIAMVVTILIYVFMVSYASLIAQEVATEKGSRIMEILVSSVAPQVQFFGKIAGMFALILLQVIVTAICGVFGFKYLSTNVSFLDKLDLGQIQPTIIVILSLFFILGIMLYTILAAGLGALVSRADQVSQAVSPLTMIGLISYAASFMAMNSNTVLIKIGSYVPFFSQSIMPVRYAVGNATTFDAIISLIVLAVAIALTTWFTTNLYAKHVLDYSDRKIWKRLLRRS from the coding sequence ATGAATAAATTTTGGGTCGTCTGTAAACAAGTTATCCACAAAAATATCAAAAGTCCCACCTACATCGCTCTCCTGCTCATGCCAGTCATTCTGTTAGCCTTTCTTGCTGGCCTTGCAGTCATTAAAACGCACACAAGTGAAACGCCAAAAATAGCTATCATCGCCAATAATGCTGAGTTTCGGACAGCTTTGGTTAACAGTAAAAGTAATGGCGATTATACAGTTAGCCGTTCTCTCACCACTGCCAAGTCCGCAGAACATGCGCTCGCTCACGAAAAACTTGATGGCTATCTGACCGTGACAATCCAAAATAAAACAATTTCTGCTGTCTATAAATCGCGCATTAACGGCAATACTTTGGATACAACTAATTTAAAAAATGCTTTAAACACTTTAAAAATGCAGCAAACTGCTGCTCAGCTCGGCTTATCAACGAAACAACTTGCACAATTATTCGCCCCAGCCACCTTCACTACCAAATCCGTTTCATATACAAACGGTAAGGCACAGGCCCAGAAAAATAATCAGCAAGATATTAACACGGTCATTGCAATGGTGGTGACGATCCTGATCTACGTCTTTATGGTTAGCTATGCCAGCCTCATTGCCCAAGAAGTGGCCACCGAAAAGGGTTCACGCATTATGGAAATCTTGGTCAGCAGTGTGGCACCTCAAGTGCAATTCTTCGGAAAAATTGCTGGCATGTTTGCCTTAATCCTCCTCCAAGTTATCGTCACTGCTATTTGCGGAGTATTTGGTTTCAAATATCTTAGCACTAACGTCAGTTTTCTTGATAAACTCGATTTAGGCCAAATTCAACCGACGATCATTGTTATTTTAAGTCTATTCTTCATTTTAGGAATTATGCTGTACACAATTTTAGCCGCTGGCCTTGGGGCACTTGTCTCGCGCGCAGATCAAGTCAGTCAGGCCGTTTCTCCATTGACCATGATTGGTTTAATTTCTTATGCCGCATCATTTATGGCCATGAATTCAAACACAGTCTTGATCAAAATTGGCTCATATGTGCCATTCTTTTCTCAAAGCATCATGCCAGTTCGGTACGCCGTTGGTAATGCAACCACGTTTGATGCAATAATCAGTTTGATTGTCCTTGCTGTAGCCATTGCGCTGACGACCTGGTTTACCACCAATTTGTATGCAAAACACGTCCTTGATTACTCCGATCGTAAAATTTGGAAACGGCTTTTAAGACGTAGTTAA
- a CDS encoding aldo/keto reductase encodes MSVLTDTFELANSVKIPKVGFGTWQTPAGDVAYQAVLNALKVGYRHIDTAKAYGNEADVGRAVRDSGIARDQIFVTSKLPAQTKTYDGAMADFESTFNKLDIDYVDLYLVHAPWPWSQVGKDCDKENVEVWRAMQDIYASGRVKAIGVSNFNVHDLKNVLADAKVKPMVNQIQYYVGYTEPKITSFAKENGILVEAYSPLATGGLLKNDQMLTLAKKYDVEVAQLALRFCLQNGILPLPKAVGQSHIEDNAKLDFEISEEDMKTLNQMPDTAPEHSHNSTQG; translated from the coding sequence ATGTCAGTTTTAACAGATACATTTGAATTAGCAAACAGCGTCAAGATTCCTAAAGTTGGGTTTGGTACTTGGCAGACACCGGCTGGAGATGTGGCTTATCAAGCGGTTTTGAATGCCCTCAAAGTTGGATACCGTCATATTGATACAGCAAAAGCATATGGAAACGAGGCCGATGTTGGTCGTGCTGTTCGTGATTCGGGAATTGCCCGAGATCAAATTTTTGTAACCTCTAAATTACCTGCACAAACAAAAACTTATGATGGTGCAATGGCAGACTTCGAAAGCACTTTTAACAAACTAGACATTGATTATGTTGATCTTTATTTGGTCCATGCCCCATGGCCTTGGAGTCAGGTTGGTAAAGACTGTGATAAAGAAAACGTGGAAGTTTGGCGTGCAATGCAAGATATTTATGCAAGTGGCCGTGTGAAAGCAATTGGAGTTTCCAATTTTAACGTTCATGATCTTAAAAATGTGCTGGCTGATGCAAAAGTAAAGCCAATGGTTAACCAGATTCAGTATTACGTTGGTTATACGGAACCCAAGATCACGAGTTTCGCAAAAGAAAACGGGATCTTAGTTGAGGCATATTCACCATTAGCAACAGGTGGGTTGTTGAAAAACGATCAAATGCTGACTTTAGCTAAGAAATACGATGTTGAAGTAGCTCAGTTAGCTTTACGCTTCTGTCTACAAAATGGTATTTTACCCTTACCAAAGGCAGTGGGCCAATCACATATTGAAGACAACGCTAAATTAGACTTTGAGATTAGCGAAGAAGATATGAAGACTTTGAATCAGATGCCAGATACGGCCCCTGAACATTCGCATAATTCAACGCAAGGATAA
- a CDS encoding MarR family winged helix-turn-helix transcriptional regulator: MNEKQYQTISELLNNLNSRENHNQHEAWIAKHASLTGDPKKSHLTHNDLDILDVLVHGEKTVSEVVKAIQITQGGTSRRINHLEKLGFLERFHQPTNKKTVYLKLTSDGKKLGQAHIALHKHLHDDTVNALSDFSDQELTVVTRFLTELADVRKNFGDRY; encoded by the coding sequence ATGAATGAAAAACAATATCAGACAATTAGTGAATTACTAAACAATCTTAATTCAAGAGAAAATCATAACCAGCATGAAGCCTGGATTGCCAAGCATGCTTCTTTGACCGGCGATCCTAAAAAAAGTCACCTTACCCATAATGATTTGGATATTTTGGATGTGCTGGTGCACGGAGAAAAGACGGTTAGTGAGGTTGTTAAAGCAATTCAAATCACTCAGGGTGGGACGTCACGTCGAATCAATCACTTGGAGAAACTGGGATTTTTAGAGAGGTTTCATCAACCTACCAATAAAAAAACTGTGTATCTAAAACTCACTTCTGATGGAAAAAAGTTAGGTCAGGCCCACATTGCGCTGCATAAGCATTTGCATGATGATACAGTGAATGCCTTATCAGATTTTTCTGACCAAGAGCTGACAGTGGTGACTCGTTTTTTAACTGAATTAGCAGACGTCCGAAAGAATTTTGGGGATCGTTATTAG
- a CDS encoding YbhB/YbcL family Raf kinase inhibitor-like protein, protein MKISVPTSNGLLLDKYGKHADSSDMYNGNPAVSFPIEIQNVPENAKTIAFTLLDFDAVPVSGFPWIHWIGANIPANTTVTIPENASRQNSGNLVQGNNSTAGPLVGETDPLTTRHYVGPTPPDKNHDYTLSIYALDTTLDLKDGFWLNEFYHAAKGHVIDKQKLSIISRA, encoded by the coding sequence ATGAAGATTTCAGTTCCGACATCTAACGGATTATTACTCGATAAATACGGAAAACATGCGGATTCAAGCGATATGTATAACGGAAACCCAGCAGTTTCGTTTCCGATTGAGATTCAAAATGTGCCTGAAAATGCCAAAACAATTGCATTCACCTTGTTAGATTTTGATGCCGTTCCAGTTAGCGGGTTTCCATGGATTCATTGGATTGGCGCTAATATTCCTGCCAACACCACGGTGACCATCCCGGAAAACGCTAGTCGGCAAAACTCTGGCAATCTGGTTCAAGGCAATAATAGTACAGCGGGTCCTTTAGTTGGTGAAACAGATCCACTGACTACGCGACATTATGTCGGCCCGACCCCACCAGACAAAAATCACGATTACACATTGAGTATTTATGCATTAGATACGACATTAGATTTGAAGGATGGCTTTTGGCTGAATGAATTTTATCATGCTGCTAAAGGTCACGTGATCGACAAACAAAAGCTTAGTATCATTAGCCGCGCCTAA
- a CDS encoding proline iminopeptidase-family hydrolase, with protein sequence MKNGTHILTLDNGYHLFTRTVGEGKINLLCLHGGPGGTHEEFEQFDKHLKELGVRVSMYDQLGSYFSDQPDFSDPKVRDKYLTFDYYIDEIEEVRQKLGLDQFYLLGHSWGGLIAQEYALKYGQHLKGLIIMSMIDNIAEYTVHVNQLRRETLSQAQVSYMEGIEAAEAFDDPEYQYLVHILDSHFSMRNKEAAQKRTGGHLATAVYNYFQGNNEFVMVGKLNGWDVRDRLHEIKTPTLLTFGDHDTMPLDTGRRMQQTLTNARFVLTPNSGHSHSRDNPAAFFQNLKTYLNDVEKGTFTAY encoded by the coding sequence ATGAAAAATGGCACCCACATTTTAACGCTTGATAATGGCTATCATTTGTTTACGAGAACAGTTGGTGAAGGAAAGATTAACCTCTTATGTTTGCATGGTGGGCCAGGCGGTACCCATGAAGAGTTCGAACAGTTTGATAAACATTTAAAGGAGCTGGGCGTGCGAGTTTCCATGTATGATCAACTAGGCTCGTATTTCTCGGATCAGCCAGATTTTAGTGATCCTAAAGTGCGTGATAAATATTTAACGTTTGATTATTACATAGATGAAATTGAAGAGGTTCGTCAAAAACTTGGTTTGGATCAGTTTTATTTGTTAGGTCATTCTTGGGGTGGCTTGATTGCCCAAGAGTATGCCCTGAAATACGGCCAACATCTCAAAGGGCTCATTATTATGAGTATGATTGACAACATTGCTGAATATACAGTTCACGTTAATCAGCTTAGACGAGAAACTTTATCACAAGCACAAGTTTCCTACATGGAAGGAATTGAGGCTGCGGAAGCATTTGATGATCCGGAATATCAATATTTAGTGCATATTTTGGATAGTCATTTTTCAATGCGCAATAAAGAAGCTGCCCAGAAACGGACTGGCGGTCATTTGGCAACGGCAGTTTATAATTATTTTCAAGGTAATAATGAGTTTGTGATGGTTGGAAAGTTAAATGGCTGGGATGTCCGCGATCGTCTTCACGAAATTAAAACGCCCACACTTTTGACGTTTGGTGATCATGACACCATGCCATTGGACACAGGACGACGGATGCAACAAACCTTGACTAATGCGCGTTTTGTCCTGACTCCCAACAGTGGTCATTCACATAGTAGAGATAATCCGGCAGCTTTTTTTCAGAATCTAAAAACTTACTTAAATGATGTCGAAAAAGGAACATTTACGGCCTATTAA
- a CDS encoding ABC transporter ATP-binding protein — protein MLEVQNLNKSFGQMQAVENDNFTINDGEILGLIGQNGAGKTTTFRMILGLLKPDSGSVLWNGQPFTRKDQDIVGFLPEERGLYLKMSVEEQVVYFAELRGQKPAVTKQKLDDWMQRFAVKGKRTDKIKDLSKGNQQKVQLIATLIHDPKLVILDEPFSGLDPVNASLLEDGIERLKNQGATIIYSSHDMGNVEKISDKLLMLRQGKTVLNGATNAIRESFGDTRIFLQSPLTKSELLSIEGVLEVKKHQTGFEITLANADVGKEVFAAATTNGYIKEFSQQPPTLDEIFRMKAGVSHE, from the coding sequence ATGCTAGAAGTACAAAATTTAAACAAGAGCTTTGGTCAAATGCAGGCCGTTGAAAACGATAATTTCACCATTAATGATGGAGAAATTCTCGGTCTGATCGGTCAAAACGGGGCCGGAAAAACCACTACATTTCGCATGATCTTGGGGTTGTTAAAGCCCGATTCTGGTTCCGTACTCTGGAATGGACAACCTTTTACACGCAAAGATCAAGATATCGTTGGTTTTTTACCGGAAGAACGCGGTTTATACCTCAAAATGAGTGTCGAAGAACAGGTTGTTTACTTTGCTGAACTTCGTGGACAAAAACCGGCTGTTACCAAACAAAAACTGGATGATTGGATGCAGCGGTTTGCAGTCAAAGGGAAGCGGACCGATAAAATTAAGGATTTGTCCAAAGGCAATCAGCAAAAGGTACAATTGATTGCGACACTTATTCACGATCCAAAGCTAGTGATCTTAGATGAACCTTTCAGCGGCCTTGATCCGGTTAATGCTAGTCTTTTAGAAGATGGAATTGAACGGCTTAAGAACCAGGGAGCTACCATTATTTATTCCTCTCATGATATGGGCAATGTTGAAAAAATTAGCGATAAGTTGCTGATGTTGCGCCAAGGAAAAACAGTTTTAAATGGTGCTACCAACGCTATTCGGGAAAGTTTTGGCGATACCCGCATTTTTCTTCAATCCCCTCTCACCAAAAGTGAGCTGCTCTCCATCGAGGGTGTGCTAGAGGTTAAAAAACATCAAACTGGATTTGAAATTACTTTAGCTAATGCTGACGTCGGCAAAGAAGTTTTTGCGGCCGCCACAACGAACGGCTACATAAAAGAATTTTCTCAACAACCACCCACATTAGATGAAATTTTCCGTATGAAAGCAGGTGTGTCGCATGAATAA
- the cas9 gene encoding type II CRISPR RNA-guided endonuclease Cas9 (Cas9, originally named Csn1, is the large, multifunctional signature protein of type II CRISPR/Cas systems. It is well known even to general audiences because its RNA-guided endonuclease activity has made it a popular tool for custom editing of eukaryotic genomes.) produces MKNKDYSIGLDIGTSSIGFAVVDENNHVMRVKGKNAIGVRLFDEGKPAADRRAFRTTRRRLSRRRWRLKLLREIFDSYITPVDEAFFIRLKESNLSPKDSKKQYSGDILFNDRSDKDFYTKYPTIYHLRNALMTEHQRFDIREIYLAIHHIVKFRGHFLNATPANNFQVGKLDLDQKFEDLNDIYQRVFPDDSIEFRIDNLEQIKAVLLDSKRSRSDRQRSLVDDVYQTSEDKEVEKQNKAVATEVLKAILGNKAKLNIIANVEVDKEAAKEWTITFDSESIDDDLAKIDGQMTDDGRAIVEILRSLYSGITLSAIVPENHTLSQAMVAKYDLHKKHLTLLKKLINSMTDTKKAKNLRAAYDGYVDGVKGKVLTQDEFYKQIQSNLDESVEASEIQTYIDQDIFMPKQRTKANGSIPHQLQQQELDQIIENQKEYYPWLAELNPNPDKKRQQLAKYKLDELVTFRVPYYVGPMITAEAQKKQSGAEFAWMIRKESGNITPWNFDQKVDRMATANQFIKRMTTTDTYLLGEDVLPSQSLLYQRFEVLNELNKIRIDRKPISVELKQQIFNDLFKKFKNVTIKHLQDYLVAQGQYSKRPLIEGLADEKRFNSGLSTYNDFCGIFGAKLVDENDRQADLEKIIEWSTIFEDKKIYRAKLNDLAWLTDEQKDKLATKRYQGWGRLSSKLLIGLQNSEHRNIMDLLWIGNENFMQIQADSDFAKLIKDANQNALQNNDSQDVINDLYTSPQNKKAIRQILLVVHDIQNAMHGQAPTKIHVEFAKGEERNPRRSVQRQRQVEAAYEKASNELVGANVREELKDAITNKRDFKDRLFLYFMQGGVDMYSGEPINIDNLSRYDIDHILPQAFVKDDSLNNRVLTDAEKNRRKSDAVPNELFGAKMRVTWERMKEQGLISKGKYRNLTMNPENINKYTENGFINRQLVETRQVIKLAVNILADEYKENTQIISVKADLSHQMREDFELLKNRDVNDYHHAFDAYLAAFMGNYLLKRYPKLRSYFVYGDFKKFTQKEIKLRRFNFIYDLKHEDQVIDKETGEILWNKNEDIAYIRHLFAYKKILISHEVSERRGALYNQTVYKASDDKASGQGSKKLIPIKSDKPTEIYGGYTGRTLAYMTIVKVTKGKKISYKVVGVPTAVLAKMAGVRQGSQEEQDKLYGVLKPQFTHQKENKKTGEITETVDKFDIIVPKVKYQQLVNDNGQLFMIGSDTLPYNAEQLVLSKESVQTINNPGIKDEGSDEESENKKLDNVYDEIVLCMNKYFPLYDNRGFRNSITNGKNKFLKLPIKNIYKNGKLINVGKREVINRILQGLHANASVTDLSNLGIKSPFGFLQKGAGLSLSGEAQLIHQSATGLFEHRVQLNKIK; encoded by the coding sequence ATGAAAAATAAGGACTATAGTATCGGATTAGATATTGGAACGAGTTCAATTGGCTTTGCGGTGGTCGATGAAAATAACCATGTCATGCGCGTAAAAGGTAAAAATGCGATTGGGGTGCGTCTATTTGATGAGGGAAAGCCGGCTGCCGATCGACGTGCTTTTCGAACTACACGGCGTCGCCTGAGTCGCCGTCGCTGGCGCTTAAAGTTATTACGTGAAATCTTTGATTCGTACATAACTCCCGTGGATGAAGCATTCTTTATTCGGTTAAAAGAATCTAATTTATCTCCTAAAGATAGTAAAAAACAATATTCAGGGGATATCTTATTTAATGATCGTTCGGATAAGGATTTTTATACAAAATACCCAACAATCTATCATTTGCGTAATGCATTGATGACCGAACATCAAAGATTTGACATTCGTGAAATTTATTTGGCAATTCACCATATTGTCAAGTTTCGAGGCCACTTTTTAAATGCCACGCCTGCTAATAATTTTCAAGTGGGTAAGCTTGATTTGGACCAAAAATTCGAAGATTTAAATGATATATATCAACGTGTTTTCCCTGACGATTCAATTGAATTTCGAATAGATAATTTAGAGCAAATTAAAGCAGTTTTGTTGGACAGCAAACGAAGCCGATCTGATCGACAACGATCCTTAGTTGACGATGTTTATCAAACGTCTGAAGACAAAGAAGTTGAGAAGCAAAATAAGGCTGTTGCAACTGAAGTATTAAAAGCCATTCTTGGAAATAAGGCAAAGCTAAATATAATTGCTAATGTAGAAGTGGACAAAGAAGCTGCAAAAGAATGGACGATCACGTTTGATTCTGAAAGCATAGATGATGATTTAGCTAAGATTGATGGACAAATGACGGATGACGGGCGCGCAATTGTTGAGATTCTGCGTAGTTTATACTCTGGAATCACATTATCTGCAATTGTTCCTGAAAATCATACATTATCACAAGCAATGGTTGCAAAATATGACCTGCATAAGAAACATTTGACACTGCTAAAAAAATTAATTAATAGTATGACAGATACCAAGAAAGCCAAGAATCTTCGTGCAGCATACGATGGGTATGTTGATGGTGTGAAAGGTAAAGTTTTAACCCAGGATGAGTTTTATAAACAAATTCAATCTAATTTGGATGAGTCTGTGGAAGCTAGTGAAATTCAAACTTATATTGATCAAGATATTTTTATGCCAAAGCAACGAACCAAGGCAAATGGCTCGATCCCGCATCAGTTACAACAACAAGAGTTAGATCAGATTATCGAAAATCAAAAAGAGTATTATCCTTGGTTAGCAGAATTGAATCCTAATCCTGATAAGAAACGGCAACAGCTTGCCAAATATAAACTAGATGAGTTAGTTACATTTAGAGTGCCATATTATGTTGGTCCCATGATTACTGCAGAGGCTCAAAAGAAACAATCAGGTGCTGAATTTGCCTGGATGATTCGTAAAGAGAGTGGCAATATTACGCCATGGAACTTTGATCAAAAAGTCGACCGTATGGCAACGGCCAATCAATTTATTAAACGGATGACTACGACGGATACTTATTTGTTGGGTGAAGATGTATTGCCATCACAAAGTTTGTTATATCAAAGATTTGAAGTCTTGAATGAATTGAACAAAATTCGAATTGATCGCAAACCAATTTCTGTTGAATTGAAACAACAAATTTTCAATGATTTGTTTAAAAAGTTTAAGAACGTGACAATCAAGCATCTTCAAGATTATCTTGTTGCACAAGGACAGTATTCTAAACGACCGCTTATTGAAGGCTTAGCAGACGAAAAACGATTCAATAGCGGGTTAAGTACCTATAATGATTTCTGTGGCATTTTTGGTGCGAAATTAGTTGATGAAAATGATCGACAAGCAGACTTAGAAAAAATTATTGAATGGTCAACAATTTTTGAAGATAAGAAAATTTACCGTGCTAAATTAAATGATCTGGCCTGGTTGACAGACGAGCAAAAAGATAAATTAGCAACTAAGCGTTATCAAGGATGGGGCAGACTATCAAGCAAGCTATTAATAGGCTTACAAAATTCTGAGCATCGCAACATTATGGATCTTCTCTGGATTGGTAATGAAAACTTCATGCAAATTCAGGCTGATTCAGATTTTGCTAAGTTAATTAAGGATGCTAATCAAAACGCACTCCAAAATAATGATTCACAGGATGTCATTAATGATCTTTACACATCTCCACAGAATAAAAAGGCTATTCGCCAAATCTTGTTAGTCGTTCATGATATTCAGAACGCTATGCATGGCCAGGCACCTACTAAGATTCATGTGGAATTTGCGAAAGGAGAAGAGCGCAATCCACGTAGATCTGTACAGCGTCAAAGACAAGTTGAAGCGGCTTATGAGAAAGCGTCAAATGAGTTAGTAGGCGCTAATGTTAGAGAAGAACTGAAAGATGCGATTACTAATAAACGTGATTTCAAAGATCGTTTATTCCTTTACTTCATGCAGGGCGGAGTAGATATGTATAGTGGAGAACCAATCAACATTGATAATCTTTCACGCTACGACATTGATCATATTCTTCCTCAAGCTTTTGTTAAGGATGATTCGTTAAATAATCGTGTTTTGACGGATGCAGAAAAGAATCGACGTAAGTCAGATGCTGTTCCTAATGAGCTTTTTGGTGCGAAGATGCGTGTAACTTGGGAAAGAATGAAGGAACAAGGATTAATATCAAAAGGCAAATATCGAAATTTGACTATGAATCCCGAAAATATTAACAAGTATACCGAAAATGGCTTTATTAATCGTCAATTGGTGGAGACACGTCAGGTTATAAAATTAGCCGTGAATATTTTGGCTGATGAGTATAAAGAAAATACGCAAATCATTTCTGTCAAGGCCGATTTGTCTCATCAAATGCGTGAAGATTTTGAATTGTTAAAGAATCGTGATGTAAATGATTATCATCATGCTTTTGATGCCTATTTGGCAGCGTTTATGGGGAATTATCTTCTGAAACGTTATCCAAAATTGAGGTCATACTTTGTTTACGGTGATTTTAAGAAGTTTACACAAAAGGAAATAAAGCTAAGACGCTTTAACTTTATCTATGACTTGAAACATGAAGACCAAGTAATCGATAAAGAAACTGGAGAAATATTATGGAATAAAAACGAAGATATTGCATATATTCGTCATTTATTTGCGTATAAAAAGATTCTTATTTCTCATGAGGTTAGTGAACGTCGCGGGGCTTTATATAATCAGACAGTTTATAAAGCTAGTGACGATAAAGCCAGCGGACAAGGAAGCAAGAAATTAATCCCTATAAAATCTGATAAACCTACTGAAATATATGGTGGGTACACGGGGAGAACGTTAGCTTATATGACTATAGTGAAAGTTACAAAAGGTAAAAAAATTAGTTATAAAGTTGTGGGGGTTCCGACCGCTGTTTTGGCCAAGATGGCTGGCGTAAGGCAAGGCTCACAAGAAGAACAAGACAAATTGTATGGTGTTTTGAAGCCACAATTTACGCATCAAAAGGAAAATAAGAAAACCGGTGAAATTACTGAGACAGTGGATAAATTTGATATTATTGTGCCAAAAGTTAAGTATCAACAGCTGGTTAATGATAATGGACAATTATTTATGATTGGAAGTGATACACTTCCCTATAACGCTGAACAACTTGTCTTATCAAAAGAATCAGTACAAACTATCAATAATCCAGGTATCAAAGATGAAGGTAGTGATGAAGAATCAGAAAATAAAAAATTGGATAATGTATACGATGAGATTGTTTTATGTATGAATAAATATTTTCCGTTATATGACAATAGAGGGTTCAGAAATAGTATAACAAATGGGAAAAACAAGTTTTTAAAATTGCCAATCAAAAACATTTATAAAAATGGCAAATTAATAAATGTTGGGAAAAGAGAAGTTATTAATAGAATCTTACAGGGACTACATGCCAATGCTTCAGTTACAGATTTGTCAAATTTGGGAATTAAATCTCCATTTGGATTTCTACAAAAAGGAGCTGGTCTTTCTCTTAGTGGAGAGGCCCAGCTTATCCATCAGTCGGCAACCGGATTATTTGAACATCGGGTTCAACTAAACAAAATTAAGTAA
- the greA gene encoding transcription elongation factor GreA, with protein MSEPYFNKITAAGYHEIENEIEALKAKRPALTKRLAAAAALGDRSENAEYTFSKRDLRQLESRLHFLNKQLQYSKITHPTDNQIVEIGKKITIEFVEDHDQMTYQLVGKQEADIKTNKISLVSLLGSALLNKTVDDVVTVNAPDETYQVKIISVNL; from the coding sequence ATGTCAGAACCCTATTTCAATAAAATTACCGCAGCTGGTTACCATGAAATCGAAAATGAAATTGAAGCTTTAAAGGCTAAGCGTCCTGCATTAACAAAACGATTGGCCGCTGCTGCAGCGTTAGGTGATCGTTCTGAAAATGCTGAATACACTTTTTCAAAACGGGATCTGCGACAACTTGAAAGCCGCCTCCATTTTTTGAACAAACAACTTCAATATTCTAAAATTACCCATCCAACCGATAATCAAATTGTCGAAATTGGCAAAAAAATCACGATTGAGTTTGTCGAAGATCATGACCAAATGACCTATCAACTTGTAGGCAAGCAGGAGGCCGACATTAAAACCAACAAGATTTCTCTCGTCTCTCTCCTTGGATCAGCTTTGTTAAATAAAACCGTCGATGATGTGGTTACCGTTAATGCTCCCGATGAAACTTATCAAGTGAAAATCATATCAGTTAATCTATAA